GGCCACGCGTCGACTAGTCAGGGGGGGGGGGATCATCTCCCATGCCCAGTACGACGGTTTTCATCTGGTCGGTCAGCATTACCTTTGGGATGCCCCCAAAATATTCAAAAGCATGAATCAAGCAACGAAGAAAGCTGTGAATGTCACAACGCTTAGTGAACTCTATATAGGTGGAACGAGAGTACCCCAATACCATGACAAATACCGGCACTTTTCGGACTGTACCGTCCAAATCTACGTAATCACACAGTCCCCAGTCGACCTGTGCATATTCACCAGGTTTAGTCTCGTAACGAAGAACAGCGGGAACTTGTTTGGGAGGACGAAAGTCCTTCACATAGTCTTTCAAGATGGTACGTCCCCCGGTATACCCCTTTTCTCGTAGAAGATCGAATAAAACCTCGCAGTTATAGATACCTTCTTGAAGACGTTCCTGCAGGAACGGTTTATACGGATCAAGCTTGGAACCACGAGATTTACGGTTTCCCTTTTTGGGGGAGAATTCACCCCGGAGATATCGGCGAACTGTATTTCGAGAATGCCCCGTTAGACGGGCAATTTCACGAATTGTCCTGCCGTCGGCCCTTCTGGTATGGGGGGATATCACTATCCCACTCCTTAGCATGTGTCTCCCTCCTAAGATTAACTTGGCCGTTAATTACGAAGGGGATATATTCGCTAAGGGTGGGTCATTTTCTTTCCGGCGAACCTGGGTCAATTATATCCCGGCGGTGACACAGGTTGATTGTTCATTTTTAGATAATTATTTTAAGCCAAAGGCATATGGGAGATTAGGTTATGACCGCAAGGCTCTCTTTAGAGCTCTTCTGCTTAAAAAACTAATGAGGCTTTCCACTACCAAGACCTTGGTAAATTGCTTGCAGTATTCTCCAATATTGGCATGCTGGTGTGGTTTTCATACAGGTAAAAAAACTCCTTCCGAAAGTGTTTTCTCTAGATTTGAGGAGCAATTGAGTCAAAACGGAATCAACACGGTAATGGGAGAAATTTGCGAAAAACTGACCATAGAAATTCTTAAAAAGGTTGATGCCACATCTGAAGTTGTAATAGACAGTACAGACATCCCAGCCAAGGAGACACCATCTACCGAAACCGAAACGGGTGCAGCATACGGATACCGAACCGCTTCAGCTGAAGAAACCAGTATTTTTTATGGTTTCAAAGCACATCTTGCTGTAGTAAATATGCCAGTTGGGCCATTACCTTTGGCGGCTAGAGTAGCTCCAGCAAACTGCTCCGACATGGAGCTTGCCGATAAACTAATAAAAGAAGCCTGTGAATTTTACAAAAATGTTGTAGGGAAAGCCCCCCACTTCTACATTATGGATGCCGGATATGATGCTGAGGCTATTTATAGTCAGGTTCTTGAGTTGGGCGGGCAAGCAATAATTAAGCTAAACCCAAGAAATCAGAAAAACAGAAATAAGGATCATACCAGTGACGGTACCCCTTTGTGTCCGGCAGGATATGCAATGGTCTATCAAGGTACTGAAAAAAATATTGGGGCAAACAAGTTTCGGTGTCCCCAAAAATGTGGCCAGCAGGTAACTTGCCAGGGGGAATGCAGCAATCAAACTTCCTATGGTTATCAGAAAAGAGTTTACTTCAAGGATAACCCACGGTATTTTTGTAGCCCACATAGAGGAAGCGACAACTGGCAAAAGATTTACAATAAGAGAAGCTCGATTGAAAGACTATTCTCTTTACTAAAATGCCATTTAAACATGGGTAACCTGACAAAAAGAGGGATAGAGAAAGCATTTACTGACACAATGCTTTGCCTCATAACATACCTGGCAGTAACCCTGACAGAGTTAAAACGCCAGAAAATACAGAAGGCGGCATAGGTTAAACTATTTTTGGTGCCTACTTTAGTCTAGGGGGTTTTTGCGTCCATTTTTACAGAAATAGTTGATAATTATTAACATTCAGGGTAACGGAGCTAAAAACCCTGAGAATTTAGTGACATAGGCTTATTATATGGTAGTTGTTTTTTTACATTTTGCAATTGGCTCAAATTTTAATAGATTCCGCTCACGTATTCTTCACTGCTGCGCTTAATTTTGGACATAAAAATATGGCGACAGGTATCCGTAGACACCTGTCACCCCAACATTTGACATAGAGCCAAAACTTAAAGGATGTGTGTTTTAACAATCTCTTGGCAAAGTACGGGCAACGGAACTGTTTGACAACCGTTCAGCACTGTATAAATTTACAGACTGTCCATAGGATCATAGACGGCAACATCATTGTCGTCCCATTGTAACAATTGAGATAAGGGAACCACCCGGTAGCCTTTTTCTTGCAGGCCTTTTAACAGCAAAGGGAGGGCCTCCACTGTTTTGCTCCTGTCAAGTCGGCCGTCATGTAAAAGGATAATATAGCCGGGTTTTACTTTGTTTAATACACGCTGCGCCATTTCCTGAGGAGTTGTCGCTGAGCGGTTTTCGATGGTTACTGACCATAAAATTTCCTGCATGCCAAGACTGGCGGCTGCCTGCTCAGCGTAACCGGTGGTTAAGCCTTTGGGAGAGCGGAAAAACACAGGTGCGATACCGGTTGTTTCAATAATGGTTTGCTGGGCAGTGGCTAACTCGGTATAGGTTTCCTCCGGCGACAGTTCAGTAAGCTTGGGGTGTGTCATGGTGTGGTTGCCCAGTTCATGGCCTTCGGCAACAATTCTTTTGGCAATGTCAGGATGAGCCTTGACGTTATTGCCTACCATAAAAAATGTGGCCGGTGTGTGAGATTGCTTTAGTGTATCAAGCATCGGTACGGTATAGCGAGGGTCCGGACCGTCGTCAAAAGTTAAAGCCACAATTTTATCGCCGGTTTCCTTACGATAAACAGCTTTGCTGCCTAACGCAGCCTTAATACCGCTTGAACTGAAAAAAATCAAGCAAATCATTACGGCCAACAAGCCGGGAAACATCCTTTTGGCAACTGGCAAAAACATAGACACACCTCCCTTAATGGTAAAAATAATTTAACTAATTAATTCGTAAATGATCTTATTTATACCTTTAAAAAAATTAAAATTTTTTCAAGTTAAAATATTGTCATAGCTGTGGTTCAAAAGTAATTTTAAGGCGAAAAAACAGAGGAATTTAAAGGAAAAAGTAGAATATTTTAACCCAGCAACAACAGACGGAGGTATAATATGCGAC
This sequence is a window from Desulforamulus hydrothermalis Lam5 = DSM 18033. Protein-coding genes within it:
- a CDS encoding transposase: MTQVDCSFLDNYFKPKAYGRLGYDRKALFRALLLKKLMRLSTTKTLVNCLQYSPILACWCGFHTGKKTPSESVFSRFEEQLSQNGINTVMGEICEKLTIEILKKVDATSEVVIDSTDIPAKETPSTETETGAAYGYRTASAEETSIFYGFKAHLAVVNMPVGPLPLAARVAPANCSDMELADKLIKEACEFYKNVVGKAPHFYIMDAGYDAEAIYSQVLELGGQAIIKLNPRNQKNRNKDHTSDGTPLCPAGYAMVYQGTEKNIGANKFRCPQKCGQQVTCQGECSNQTSYGYQKRVYFKDNPRYFCSPHRGSDNWQKIYNKRSSIERLFSLLKCHLNMGNLTKRGIEKAFTDTMLCLITYLAVTLTELKRQKIQKAA
- a CDS encoding polysaccharide deacetylase family protein, which translates into the protein MFLPVAKRMFPGLLAVMICLIFFSSSGIKAALGSKAVYRKETGDKIVALTFDDGPDPRYTVPMLDTLKQSHTPATFFMVGNNVKAHPDIAKRIVAEGHELGNHTMTHPKLTELSPEETYTELATAQQTIIETTGIAPVFFRSPKGLTTGYAEQAAASLGMQEILWSVTIENRSATTPQEMAQRVLNKVKPGYIILLHDGRLDRSKTVEALPLLLKGLQEKGYRVVPLSQLLQWDDNDVAVYDPMDSL